The Kitasatospora setae KM-6054 genome contains a region encoding:
- a CDS encoding LysR family substrate-binding domain-containing protein produces MTENERPAATPAPFRLVYVPGVTPTKWLRVWQERLPDVPVALLQHAPADGHALLLAGGADAGLVRLPVDRTVLSAIPLYTETTVVVFPKDHWLAAAEEVTAADLAEEVVFHPLDDSLDWPELPGRPAFERPATTADAIELVAANVGVLAVPQSLARLHHRRDLTYRTLVDVPQSQVALAWPEEATTDLVEEFIGIVRGRTANSSRGRTAAAEEQRRPSATGKKRTAQAGSPKAVPKSAAKARPKPGQRAGGGRTAQPKRGGSGGGGRKK; encoded by the coding sequence GTGACCGAGAACGAGCGGCCCGCCGCCACCCCCGCCCCCTTCCGCCTGGTGTACGTGCCGGGAGTGACGCCCACCAAGTGGCTGCGGGTGTGGCAGGAGCGGCTCCCGGACGTCCCGGTCGCCCTGCTCCAGCACGCCCCCGCCGACGGGCACGCCCTGCTGCTGGCCGGCGGCGCGGACGCCGGCCTGGTCCGGCTGCCGGTCGACCGGACGGTGCTGAGCGCCATCCCGCTGTACACCGAGACCACCGTCGTGGTGTTCCCCAAGGACCACTGGCTGGCCGCCGCCGAGGAGGTCACCGCCGCCGACCTCGCCGAGGAGGTCGTCTTCCACCCGCTGGACGACAGCCTCGACTGGCCCGAGCTCCCCGGCCGCCCGGCCTTCGAGCGCCCCGCCACCACCGCCGACGCGATCGAACTGGTCGCCGCGAACGTCGGCGTCCTCGCCGTCCCGCAGTCGCTGGCCCGCCTGCACCACCGCCGCGACCTCACCTACCGCACCCTGGTCGACGTCCCGCAGTCCCAGGTCGCGCTGGCCTGGCCCGAGGAGGCCACCACCGACCTGGTCGAGGAGTTCATCGGCATCGTCCGCGGCCGCACCGCCAACAGCTCCCGCGGCCGCACCGCCGCCGCCGAGGAGCAGCGCCGCCCCTCCGCCACCGGCAAGAAGCGCACCGCCCAGGCCGGCAGCCCCAAGGCCGTCCCGAAGTCCGCCGCCAAGGCCCGCCCCAAGCCCGGCCAGCGGGCCGGCGGCGGCCGCACCGCCCAGCCCAAGCGCGGCGGCAGCGGGGGCGGCGGCCGCAAGAAGTAG
- a CDS encoding alpha/beta hydrolase family protein gives MTGIRRAAATAVLLLALPMSAVAVAPCASAAAPATVTLTASADTAAPAPASAAAELPRPTGRHAVGRDDLELVDSSRTDPWVPASGPRRLMVSVYYPARPGTGVPAPYMTPGAARALLDDKLPGNTVPTEVLTGVRTWSASGARPAPGRYPLVLLSPGFTMPRSTLTALAEDLSSHGYVVALIDHAYENTGTTFPDGSTLPCAACGQLRTRADWAALNLGRARDASFVVDRLTARPHPAWRNARMIDPSRVGVAGHSAGGAAAVPALLTDDRIRAGVDIDGTMDYAVPDSGIGGKPFLMLGHPLPDGEDQSWTDAWPRLDGWKRWLTVAGTNHQTFTDLPVLIDALGLPDPDRTLPAARAVQLTRAYVRAFFDLQLKGVPQPLLDGPTPRNPEVAFHP, from the coding sequence ATGACCGGAATCCGCCGCGCCGCGGCCACCGCCGTCCTGCTGCTCGCCCTGCCGATGTCCGCGGTCGCCGTCGCCCCGTGCGCCTCGGCGGCCGCCCCGGCCACCGTCACCCTCACCGCCTCCGCCGATACCGCCGCCCCCGCCCCCGCGTCCGCCGCCGCCGAGCTGCCGCGCCCGACCGGGCGGCACGCGGTCGGGCGGGACGACCTGGAGCTGGTCGACTCGAGCCGGACCGACCCGTGGGTGCCCGCGTCCGGGCCGCGCCGGCTGATGGTGTCGGTGTACTACCCGGCCAGGCCGGGCACCGGCGTCCCGGCCCCGTACATGACGCCCGGCGCGGCCCGGGCGCTGCTGGACGACAAGCTGCCCGGCAACACCGTCCCGACCGAGGTGCTCACCGGGGTCCGGACCTGGTCCGCGTCCGGGGCCCGCCCCGCGCCCGGCCGGTACCCGCTGGTGCTGCTCTCGCCCGGGTTCACCATGCCGCGCAGCACGCTGACCGCCCTCGCCGAGGACCTGTCCAGCCACGGCTACGTGGTCGCGCTGATCGACCACGCCTACGAGAACACCGGCACCACCTTCCCCGACGGCAGCACGCTCCCGTGCGCCGCGTGCGGGCAGCTGAGGACCCGCGCGGACTGGGCGGCCCTGAACCTCGGCCGGGCCCGCGACGCCTCCTTCGTCGTCGACCGGCTCACCGCCCGCCCGCACCCGGCCTGGCGGAACGCCCGGATGATCGACCCGTCCCGGGTCGGCGTCGCCGGCCACTCGGCGGGCGGCGCGGCGGCCGTCCCGGCGCTGCTCACCGACGACCGGATCCGGGCCGGCGTCGACATCGACGGCACGATGGACTACGCGGTGCCCGACTCCGGCATCGGCGGCAAGCCGTTCCTGATGCTCGGCCACCCGCTCCCGGACGGCGAGGACCAGAGCTGGACCGACGCCTGGCCCCGGCTCGACGGCTGGAAGCGCTGGCTGACCGTGGCCGGCACCAACCACCAGACGTTCACCGACCTGCCGGTCCTGATCGACGCCCTCGGCCTCCCCGACCCCGACCGGACTCTCCCGGCCGCCCGCGCCGTCCAGCTCACCCGCGCCTACGTGCGGGCCTTCTTCGACCTCCAGCTCAAGGGCGTCCCCCAGCCCCTGCTGGACGGCCCCACCCCGCGGAACCCGGAGGTCGCCTTCCACCCCTGA
- the pgm gene encoding phosphoglucomutase (alpha-D-glucose-1,6-bisphosphate-dependent) → MVHARAGQPAQPQDLIDVARLVTDYYTLRPDPEDVGQRVAFGTSGHRGSASRTAFNEDHIAATAQAICDYRAEQGTTGPLFLGIDTHALSEPARATTLEVLAANGVTVLLDTADGYTPTPAVSHAILTHNRTRPAALADGIVVTPSHNPPADGGFKYNPPHGGPADSAATGWIERRANALLAAGLEGVRRIPYARALAADTTGRYDFLGRYVDDLPAVLNLDAVRDAGLRIGADPLGGASVAYWGRIAETHRIDLTVVNPLTDPTWRFMTLDWDGKIRMDCSSPYAMASLIDKRDAYALATGNDADADRHGIVTPDGGLMNPNHYLAVAIDYLYRHREGWPATAAVGKTLVSSSLIDRVVAGLGRELLEVPVGFKWFVDGLLNGTVAFGGEESAGASFLRRDGSPWTTDKDGILLALLASEITAVTGSTPSALHRELVARHGDPVYARVDAPADRAQKAALGALDASQVTADALAGEPITAVLTHAPGNGAAIGGLKVTTENAWFAARPSGTEDVYKIYAESFLGADHLARVQSEARELVTEVLAKV, encoded by the coding sequence ATGGTGCACGCACGGGCGGGCCAGCCGGCCCAGCCGCAGGATCTGATCGACGTCGCCCGGCTGGTGACGGACTATTACACGCTGCGCCCGGACCCGGAGGACGTCGGGCAGCGGGTCGCGTTCGGCACCTCGGGCCACCGGGGGTCGGCGTCGCGCACCGCCTTCAACGAGGACCACATCGCCGCCACCGCGCAGGCGATCTGCGACTACCGGGCCGAACAGGGCACCACCGGGCCGCTGTTCCTCGGCATCGACACCCACGCGCTGTCCGAGCCGGCCCGCGCCACCACGCTGGAGGTGCTGGCCGCCAACGGCGTCACCGTGCTGCTCGACACCGCCGACGGCTACACGCCGACCCCGGCCGTCTCGCACGCGATCCTCACCCACAACCGCACCCGCCCGGCCGCCCTGGCCGACGGCATCGTGGTGACGCCCTCGCACAACCCGCCCGCCGACGGCGGCTTCAAGTACAACCCGCCGCACGGCGGCCCGGCCGACTCCGCCGCCACCGGCTGGATCGAGCGCCGCGCCAACGCGCTGCTCGCGGCCGGCCTGGAGGGCGTCCGCCGGATCCCGTACGCCCGGGCGCTGGCCGCCGACACCACCGGCCGCTACGACTTCCTCGGCCGCTACGTCGACGACCTGCCCGCCGTGCTGAACCTGGACGCCGTCCGGGACGCCGGCCTGCGGATCGGCGCCGACCCGCTCGGCGGCGCCTCGGTCGCCTACTGGGGCCGGATCGCCGAGACCCACCGCATCGACCTGACCGTGGTCAACCCGCTCACCGACCCGACCTGGCGGTTCATGACGCTGGACTGGGACGGCAAGATCCGGATGGACTGCTCCTCCCCGTACGCGATGGCCTCGCTGATCGACAAGCGCGACGCCTACGCGCTGGCCACCGGCAACGACGCGGACGCCGACCGGCACGGCATCGTCACCCCCGACGGCGGGCTGATGAACCCCAACCACTACCTGGCCGTCGCCATCGACTACCTGTACCGGCACCGCGAGGGCTGGCCCGCGACGGCGGCCGTCGGCAAGACCCTGGTGTCCTCCTCGCTGATCGACCGGGTGGTCGCCGGGCTCGGCCGCGAACTGCTCGAAGTGCCGGTCGGCTTCAAGTGGTTCGTCGACGGGCTGCTGAACGGCACGGTCGCGTTCGGCGGCGAGGAGTCCGCCGGGGCGTCCTTCCTGCGCCGCGACGGCTCGCCGTGGACCACCGACAAGGACGGCATCCTGCTGGCGCTGCTCGCCTCCGAGATCACCGCCGTCACCGGCAGCACCCCGTCCGCCCTGCACCGCGAGCTGGTCGCCCGGCACGGCGACCCGGTCTACGCCCGGGTCGACGCCCCCGCCGACCGCGCCCAGAAGGCCGCCCTCGGCGCGCTGGACGCCTCCCAGGTCACCGCCGACGCGCTGGCCGGCGAGCCGATCACCGCCGTCCTCACCCACGCCCCCGGCAACGGCGCGGCGATCGGCGGCCTCAAGGTCACCACCGAGAACGCCTGGTTCGCGGCCCGCCCGTCCGGCACCGAGGACGTCTACAAGATCTACGCCGAGAGCTTCCTCGGCGCGGACCACCTGGCCCGGGTCCAGTCCGAGGCCCGCGAGCTGGTCACCGAGGTCCTCGCCAAGGTCTGA
- the galT gene encoding galactose-1-phosphate uridylyltransferase, protein MHKTVTKLADGRELIYYDAGPTPRDAADRRPLEPAASASEIRTDPFTGDAVTIAAHRQSRTYHPPADQCPLCPSTGDRLSEIPDADYQVAVFENRFPSLADSSAAHVTALADGPYALTPGTGRCEVVCFTSDHRASFADLDEARARLVLDAWTDRTGELHADPAVRQVYCFENRGADIGVTLGHPHGQIYAFPFTTPRTALALDRAAAHLAATGRNLYDDVLAAERATAGRPDSRVVTAAEHWTAFVPFAARWPYEVHLYPNRRTADLTTLDDDARAEFPRVYLDLLRRFDRLFPAPAPYIAAWHQTPRPARTELALHLELFTLRRTADKLKYLAGTESGVGAFMNDIRPETAARTLREL, encoded by the coding sequence GTGCACAAGACGGTGACCAAGCTGGCCGACGGCCGCGAACTGATCTACTACGACGCCGGACCCACCCCGCGCGACGCCGCCGACCGGCGCCCGCTGGAGCCGGCCGCGAGCGCCTCCGAGATCCGCACCGACCCGTTCACCGGCGACGCGGTCACCATCGCCGCGCACCGCCAGTCCCGCACCTACCACCCGCCGGCCGACCAGTGCCCGCTCTGCCCCTCGACCGGCGACCGGCTCAGCGAGATCCCGGACGCCGACTACCAGGTCGCCGTCTTCGAGAACCGCTTCCCGTCCCTCGCCGACTCCTCCGCCGCCCACGTCACCGCCCTGGCCGACGGCCCCTACGCGCTCACCCCCGGCACCGGCCGCTGCGAGGTGGTCTGCTTCACCTCCGACCACCGCGCCTCCTTCGCCGACCTCGACGAGGCCCGCGCCCGCCTCGTCCTGGACGCCTGGACCGACCGCACCGGCGAACTGCACGCCGACCCCGCCGTCCGCCAGGTCTACTGCTTCGAGAACCGCGGCGCCGACATCGGTGTCACCCTCGGCCACCCGCACGGCCAGATCTACGCCTTCCCGTTCACCACCCCGCGCACCGCGCTCGCCCTCGACCGCGCCGCCGCCCACCTCGCCGCCACCGGCCGCAACCTGTACGACGACGTCCTCGCCGCCGAACGCGCCACCGCCGGACGGCCCGACTCCCGGGTCGTCACCGCCGCCGAACACTGGACCGCCTTCGTCCCGTTCGCCGCCCGCTGGCCCTACGAGGTGCACCTCTACCCCAACCGCCGCACCGCCGACCTCACCACCCTCGACGACGACGCCCGCGCCGAGTTCCCCCGCGTCTACCTCGACCTGCTCCGCCGCTTCGACCGGCTCTTCCCCGCACCCGCCCCCTACATCGCCGCCTGGCACCAGACCCCCCGCCCGGCCCGCACCGAACTCGCCCTCCACCTGGAGCTGTTCACGCTGCGCCGGACCGCCGACAAGCTCAAGTACCTGGCCGGCACCGAATCCGGCGTGGGCGCCTTCATGAACGACATCCGCCCCGAGACCGCCGCCCGCACCCTCCGCGAGCTGTAG
- the galK gene encoding galactokinase yields the protein MTTDPAAETAADTGIAAVFAAVFGGSPDGVWAAPGRINLIGEHTDYNEGFVLPAALPHTTRVAARRRADGVVRLFSAQGDGSVAEFAAAALAPGSVPGWAAYPAGVFWALSEAGHRVGGADLAFVSDVPTGAGLSSSAALECATAIALDDLYGLGLDAPGRALLAQRAENGYVGVPCGALDQLASSCCVAGHAYFLDTRTLDGRQVPLDLAAVGLSLLVVDTRVKHDLADGAYAGLRAGCERAAGLLGVRALRDVGAAELAAAEEKLPVELRPLLRHVVTEDQRVLDAIALLDAGEPRALGPVLTAGHASLRDDYRVSCPETDLVVSAANAAGALGARMMGGGFGGSVLVLADTDRLAGIERAVRGAFAAAGFADPQVFPAVPSQGAHRVA from the coding sequence ATGACCACCGACCCCGCCGCCGAGACCGCCGCCGACACCGGCATCGCCGCCGTCTTCGCCGCCGTCTTCGGCGGCTCCCCCGACGGCGTGTGGGCCGCTCCCGGCCGGATCAACCTGATCGGCGAGCACACCGACTACAACGAGGGCTTCGTGCTGCCCGCCGCGCTCCCGCACACCACCCGGGTGGCGGCCCGCCGCCGGGCCGACGGCGTGGTGCGGCTGTTCAGCGCGCAGGGCGACGGCTCGGTGGCCGAGTTCGCGGCGGCCGCGCTGGCGCCCGGTTCGGTGCCGGGCTGGGCGGCGTACCCGGCGGGCGTGTTCTGGGCGCTGTCGGAGGCCGGGCACCGGGTGGGCGGGGCGGACCTGGCGTTCGTCTCGGACGTGCCGACCGGCGCCGGCCTGTCCTCGTCCGCCGCGCTGGAGTGCGCCACGGCGATCGCCCTGGACGACCTGTACGGCCTCGGCCTGGACGCGCCCGGCCGGGCGCTGCTGGCCCAGCGCGCCGAGAACGGGTACGTCGGGGTGCCGTGCGGCGCGCTCGACCAGCTGGCGTCGAGCTGCTGCGTCGCGGGCCACGCGTACTTCCTGGACACCCGGACGCTGGACGGCCGCCAGGTGCCGCTCGACCTGGCGGCGGTCGGCCTGTCGCTGCTGGTGGTCGACACCCGGGTCAAGCACGACCTGGCCGACGGCGCGTACGCGGGCCTGCGGGCCGGCTGCGAGCGGGCCGCCGGGCTGCTGGGCGTGCGGGCGCTGCGCGACGTCGGCGCGGCGGAGCTGGCCGCGGCCGAGGAGAAGCTGCCCGTCGAGCTGCGGCCGCTGCTGCGGCACGTCGTCACCGAGGACCAGCGGGTGCTGGACGCGATCGCGCTGCTGGACGCGGGCGAGCCGCGGGCGCTCGGGCCGGTGCTGACCGCCGGGCACGCCTCGCTGCGCGACGACTACCGGGTCTCCTGCCCGGAGACCGACCTGGTGGTGTCCGCCGCGAACGCGGCGGGTGCGCTGGGCGCCCGGATGATGGGCGGCGGCTTCGGCGGCTCGGTGCTGGTCCTGGCGGACACCGACCGGCTGGCCGGGATCGAGCGGGCGGTGCGCGGGGCGTTCGCGGCGGCGGGCTTCGCCGACCCGCAGGTCTTCCCGGCGGTGCCCTCGCAGGGCGCGCACCGGGTGGCGTAG
- a CDS encoding DeoR/GlpR family DNA-binding transcription regulator produces MTTDGGLLADQRRALILDLVHRDGAVKVADLVDQLGVSDMTVRRDLDALARAGRVRKVYGGAVARTASAEEPAFEAKTTLAPATKAALAEAAAAQVQPGTVVAVSAGTTAYAVAARLLDIPGLTVVTNSLPVAELVRARGDNGPALLLTGGAPTRSAALVGPLADQAIRSLHADLLIIGAHGVSERAGLTTPNLAEAQTNRALIASAHRTIAVADHTKWGVVGLSSFAALTDLDCFITDQALPADARAVLTESCAELLLV; encoded by the coding sequence GTGACCACCGACGGCGGACTGCTCGCCGACCAGCGCCGGGCCCTGATCCTCGACCTGGTGCACCGCGACGGAGCCGTCAAGGTCGCCGACCTCGTCGACCAGCTCGGCGTCTCCGACATGACCGTCCGCCGCGACCTGGACGCCCTCGCCCGGGCCGGCCGGGTCCGCAAGGTCTACGGCGGCGCGGTCGCCCGCACCGCCAGCGCCGAGGAACCCGCCTTCGAGGCCAAGACCACCCTCGCCCCCGCCACCAAGGCCGCCCTCGCCGAAGCCGCCGCCGCCCAGGTCCAGCCCGGCACCGTGGTCGCCGTCTCGGCCGGCACCACCGCCTACGCCGTCGCCGCCCGCCTGCTCGACATCCCCGGCCTCACCGTCGTCACCAACTCCCTCCCGGTCGCCGAACTCGTCCGCGCCCGCGGCGACAACGGTCCCGCCCTGCTGCTCACCGGCGGCGCCCCCACCCGTTCCGCCGCCCTGGTCGGCCCGCTCGCCGACCAGGCCATCCGCTCCCTGCACGCCGACCTGTTGATCATCGGCGCCCACGGCGTCAGCGAACGCGCCGGCCTCACCACCCCCAACCTCGCCGAGGCCCAGACCAACCGCGCCCTGATCGCCTCCGCCCACCGCACCATCGCCGTCGCCGACCACACCAAGTGGGGCGTCGTCGGCCTCAGCAGCTTCGCCGCCCTCACCGACCTCGACTGCTTCATCACCGACCAGGCCCTCCCCGCCGACGCCCGGGCCGTCCTCACCGAGTCCTGCGCCGAACTCCTGCTGGTCTGA
- a CDS encoding sensor histidine kinase — MGVAVWAAMRRPGRFLVSWWPWRAWALLVSGAGQGVLVLAGLAVGLAVGVGLSVFGVGVLVLGWTALIGIPVGAVERGRLRLVEPERLPDPHHGAARGLRGRLRERASWRELGYALAQSTVFAAVGLLFAAALAFCLLLVSAPLFILAVSPDTVMLWPGRPVSGPLDGLPASAAGLLGLVVLAYSGGLLAGAQVRLAQQLLGPRDTDLGVRVIELTRSRARLADAFEAERRRIERDLHDGAQQQLVALGMTLGLAELELAELVRRGHDTPATALVARARGEARLALEQLRTLVRGIHPQVLTDHGLPAAVAELAARHPVPVLVELELPHRLPEQVESAAYFTITEALTNAAKHADADEITVRGGHRAGALRLSVTDNGRGGADPRAGAGLQGLADRLAVLDGRLTVTSPPGGPTRLDLEVPC; from the coding sequence ATGGGTGTCGCGGTGTGGGCGGCGATGCGGCGGCCGGGGCGGTTCCTGGTGTCGTGGTGGCCGTGGCGGGCGTGGGCGCTGCTGGTGAGCGGCGCGGGGCAGGGGGTGCTGGTGCTGGCCGGGCTGGCGGTCGGGCTGGCGGTCGGGGTCGGGCTGTCGGTGTTCGGCGTCGGGGTGCTGGTGCTGGGTTGGACGGCGCTGATCGGGATCCCGGTCGGGGCGGTGGAGCGGGGGCGGCTGCGACTGGTCGAACCGGAGCGGCTGCCCGACCCGCACCACGGCGCGGCCCGCGGGCTGCGCGGGCGGCTGCGGGAGCGGGCCAGCTGGCGCGAACTCGGCTACGCGCTCGCCCAGTCCACCGTGTTCGCCGCCGTCGGCCTGCTGTTCGCCGCCGCGCTGGCGTTCTGCCTGCTGCTGGTCTCCGCCCCGCTGTTCATCCTCGCGGTCAGCCCCGACACGGTGATGCTGTGGCCCGGACGGCCGGTCTCCGGCCCGCTGGACGGCCTCCCGGCGAGCGCCGCCGGCCTGCTCGGACTGGTCGTCCTGGCGTACAGCGGCGGCCTGCTGGCCGGGGCCCAAGTGCGGCTCGCCCAGCAGCTGCTGGGCCCGCGAGACACCGACCTGGGCGTCCGGGTGATCGAACTCACCCGCTCCCGGGCCCGGCTGGCGGACGCCTTCGAGGCCGAACGCCGACGGATCGAACGCGACCTGCACGACGGCGCCCAGCAGCAGCTCGTCGCCCTCGGCATGACCCTCGGCCTGGCCGAACTCGAACTGGCCGAACTCGTACGGCGCGGCCACGACACCCCCGCCACCGCCCTGGTCGCCCGGGCCCGCGGCGAGGCCCGGCTCGCCCTGGAGCAACTGCGCACGCTGGTCCGCGGCATCCACCCGCAGGTCCTCACCGACCACGGACTCCCGGCCGCCGTCGCCGAGTTGGCCGCCCGCCACCCCGTACCGGTCCTGGTCGAGCTGGAGTTGCCGCACCGGCTGCCCGAACAGGTCGAGAGCGCGGCCTACTTCACCATCACCGAGGCGCTCACCAACGCCGCCAAGCACGCCGACGCCGACGAGATCACCGTCCGCGGCGGCCACCGCGCGGGCGCGCTGCGGCTCTCCGTCACCGACAACGGCCGCGGCGGCGCCGACCCGCGCGCCGGAGCCGGCCTGCAGGGGCTGGCCGACCGGCTCGCCGTCCTCGACGGGCGGCTCACCGTCACCAGCCCACCCGGCGGGCCCACCCGCCTCGACCTGGAGGTTCCGTGCTGA
- a CDS encoding response regulator transcription factor has product MLRIVIAEDAVLLRAGLVELLERVGHRVPAAVGDAAALIRAVDAERPDVVVTDVRMPPGHRDEGLRAALELRGRHPGLPVLVLSQYVATAYATRLLGEGSADRGGLGYLLKDRVLEVTDFTDALERVAAGRTVIDPEVVRILLARHTAADPLRRLTPREREVLGLMAEGWNNQAVAQRLGVTEASVVKHAGNIFMKLDLDPEEGNRRVLAVLAYHNRANEEVN; this is encoded by the coding sequence GTGCTGAGGATCGTGATCGCCGAGGACGCCGTCCTGCTCCGGGCCGGACTGGTCGAACTCCTCGAACGGGTCGGCCACCGCGTCCCGGCCGCCGTCGGCGACGCCGCCGCGCTGATCCGCGCCGTCGACGCCGAGCGCCCCGACGTGGTCGTCACCGACGTCCGGATGCCGCCCGGCCACCGCGACGAAGGTCTGCGCGCCGCACTGGAGTTGCGCGGACGCCACCCCGGCCTGCCGGTCCTGGTGCTCTCCCAGTACGTCGCCACCGCCTACGCCACCCGGCTGCTCGGCGAGGGCTCCGCCGACCGAGGCGGCCTCGGCTACCTGCTCAAGGACCGGGTGCTGGAGGTCACCGACTTCACCGACGCCCTGGAGCGGGTGGCCGCCGGCCGGACCGTCATCGACCCCGAGGTGGTGCGGATCCTGCTCGCCCGGCACACCGCCGCCGACCCGCTGCGCCGACTCACCCCGCGCGAGCGGGAGGTGCTGGGGCTGATGGCCGAAGGCTGGAACAACCAGGCCGTCGCGCAACGGCTCGGCGTCACCGAGGCGTCCGTGGTCAAGCACGCCGGGAACATCTTCATGAAACTCGACCTGGACCCGGAGGAGGGCAACCGGCGGGTACTGGCAGTCCTCGCCTACCACAACCGGGCGAACGAGGAAGTGAACTGA
- a CDS encoding glycosyltransferase family 4 protein: MGTTLIVTNDFPPRQGGIETFVHALAVRLSGAGEGVVVLASDEPGAAEFDAGLPFPVVREPVRMLLPTARVAGRAAGLMARYGCDRVWFGAAAPLGALGPAVRRAGAERVVATTHGHEVWWARAPLARRLLRRVGASCDTVTYLGEFTRRRIAPALGPGAAGMARLVPGVDPAVFRPSAAARAAVRGRYGLGRRPVVLCVARLVPRKGQDVLLRALPLIRRRVPDAVLLLVGAGPDESRLRRLARRCPPGSVVFAGGHGHRETAAFYAAADVFAMPCRTRRLGLEAEGLGIVFLEASASGLPVVAGRSGGAPDAVRPGRTGTVVDGRRAEEVAEAVLEFLEDPDRAREFGRAGREWVTGDWSWDASARRLAELLSPTPGDPARPEWN, translated from the coding sequence GTGGGCACCACCCTGATCGTCACCAACGACTTCCCGCCCCGGCAGGGCGGCATCGAGACCTTCGTGCACGCGCTGGCCGTCCGGCTGTCCGGGGCCGGGGAGGGGGTGGTGGTGCTGGCGTCGGACGAGCCGGGGGCGGCGGAGTTCGACGCGGGGCTGCCGTTCCCGGTGGTGCGGGAGCCGGTGCGGATGCTGTTGCCGACCGCGCGGGTGGCCGGGCGGGCGGCCGGGTTGATGGCGCGGTACGGGTGCGACCGGGTGTGGTTCGGGGCGGCCGCGCCGCTCGGGGCGCTAGGGCCGGCGGTGCGGCGGGCCGGGGCTGAGCGGGTGGTGGCGACCACGCACGGGCACGAGGTGTGGTGGGCGCGGGCGCCGTTGGCGCGGCGGTTGCTGCGTCGAGTCGGCGCGTCCTGTGACACGGTCACGTATCTCGGGGAGTTCACCCGGCGGCGGATCGCGCCCGCGCTGGGGCCGGGGGCGGCGGGGATGGCGCGGTTGGTGCCGGGGGTGGATCCGGCGGTGTTCCGGCCGTCGGCGGCGGCCCGGGCGGCGGTGCGCGGGCGGTACGGGCTGGGGCGGCGGCCGGTGGTGCTGTGCGTGGCCCGGCTGGTGCCGCGCAAGGGGCAGGACGTGCTGCTGCGGGCGCTGCCGCTGATCCGCCGCCGGGTGCCGGACGCGGTGCTGCTGCTGGTGGGCGCGGGTCCGGACGAGTCGCGGTTGCGGCGGCTGGCCCGGCGCTGCCCGCCGGGTTCGGTGGTGTTCGCGGGCGGGCACGGACACCGGGAGACGGCGGCGTTCTACGCGGCGGCGGACGTGTTCGCGATGCCGTGCCGGACCCGCCGGCTGGGGCTGGAGGCGGAGGGGCTGGGCATCGTCTTCCTTGAGGCGTCGGCGAGCGGCCTGCCGGTGGTGGCGGGGCGTTCGGGCGGCGCGCCGGACGCGGTACGGCCGGGCCGGACGGGGACGGTGGTCGACGGGCGACGGGCCGAGGAGGTCGCCGAGGCGGTCCTGGAGTTCCTCGAAGACCCGGACCGGGCACGGGAGTTCGGGCGGGCCGGCCGGGAGTGGGTGACCGGGGACTGGTCCTGGGACGCGTCGGCCCGCCGGCTGGCGGAGCTGCTCTCCCCCACCCCCGGCGATCCGGCCCGCCCGGAGTGGAATTGA